One Leptolyngbya sp. SIO1E4 genomic window, GCTAGCTCCTGAACCCGGTGGCGGTGTTGATTAACAAGGCGTTGATTGAGATTCCGCCGAAGCTTATTTAGCTTATTTAAGGGTGTTGCCGATTTCCGGGATAAAACTTTTGGAGAAGGCCATAGTTAGTCTGGTTAACTGAAATTCGTTCATCCCTCATTTCGTCAACGCTACTTTACTTTTAACCATCTCGGAGCCACGATTTATGGGTGATTTCGATGTCTTGCCCCGCTCTGTGATGTCTCTCTCCACCTGTCGTATCAAAATCATCAATGGCAATACATGCCAACCTAATGATGGCCAATATCAATGCCTCGGCTCAAAGCATTAAGTTTCCAGGTACTGAGATTGTGACGGTGCAGCCCGCAAGTGGCCCTGAATCCATCGAGAGTTTTTACGATGAATATTTGGCAATTCCCGGCATTTTAGAACAGATTATTCTTGACCGCGACTCTGATGCCTTTATTTTGGCCTGTTGGGGAGGTCCCGGGATTGAGGCGGCCCGCGAGATCACGGCCAAACCCGTGATCGGTATTGCCGAGGCCAGCCTGTATGTTGCCAATATGGTGGCGGCCAAATGGAGTGTTGCTACTACATTCCACCGAGTACGAGACATGGTGGAAAAAACGATTGTTAAAACAGGTCTAACCGAACGGTGCGCCTCTGTCAGAACCACAAAACTATCGGTGCTTGAGACAGAACAAGATCGATTAACCACCCTGGGCGTATTGATTGAAGCGAGTCAGTTAGCGATTCAAGCGGATGGTGCTGAGGCTATTTGTTTGGGGTGTGCTGGCATGAGTGGCTTAGAACAACAGTTGGAAACCCGTTTGGGTGTGCCCGTTATTGATGCTGTCGCAGCCGCAGTCAAAATGGCAGAATCCTTAGTGAGCCTGGGAAAAACCACCAGCAAACAATTGACCTACCGGTCACCGGAACGGAAAGAAATTAAAGGATATCCGCCCCATTATCAGGCTGAGAATTTTTCTCGCTAGTGCAGTGCCAAAGCTTAATTTCGGGACTTAATTTTGGGAGAGAGTGGCACTTCACAGGGTCAAAATCTGCCGTTCATTATGTGATAATGATTATTATTCTCATTCTTGTTCTATATGTCATCACCCTTTGCTACTCGCACCTCGGTTGAAGCCGTCGAAGAAGGGATGCTCTTGGCTCCTAAGTTTGATGCCCATGGGCTTATCCCGGTTATCACTACAGACGCTGCCACGGGCGAGGTGCTGATGCATGCCTACATGAATGAAGCCGCATTACTGAAAACCCTTGAAACAGGTGAAGCCCACTACTACAGCCGCAGTCGCCAACAGCTCTGGCACAAAGGTGCAACTAGTGGGCTGGTGCAGACCGTGCAGCAATTGCTGATTGATGATGACCAAGATTGCCTGTGGATGAAGGTCAAGGTGGCTGGGTCAGGAGCCAGTTGCCATGTGGGCTATCGCTCTTGCTTTTACCGTCAGATTTCCCCTGGTGAGGGCGATGTTCAGGCGAGTCGGCCCATTGCGCTCGTGCTTACGGAAACCACCAAGACTTTTGACCCCATCGCCGTCTATGGGGATGCTCCCAATCCGACTCAACTTTGAACTAAGGAAGGTACCATGCCGCTCCGTCATCAACCCGCCCCACCCACACCCTGGGATCACGACCAGTATAAGCCTACAATTGCAGCTTCTGCCTATGTTCATCCCCAATGCAGTCTGATTGGGGATGTGCATCTGGGCGAAAACGTGATTATCGCTCCCAATACCTCCATTCGAGCGGATGAAGGGACCCCCTTCTACATTGGGGCGAATACCAACATTCAGGATGGGGTGGTCATTCATGGATTAGAGCAGGGACGAGTCTTAGGGGATAACCAGCAAGCCTACTCGGTTTGGATTGGCGAAGGCACCTGCATTACCCACATGGCATTGATTCATGGCCCCGCTTACGTTGGGAATGAGTGTTTTATTGGTTTTCGTTCGACGGTGTTTAATGCCCAGGTAGGTCACGGCTGCATTGTGATGATGCATGCCCTGATTCAGGATGTGGAGATTCCTCCCGGTAAGTATGTGCCATCGGGGATGGTGATTACGACTCAGCAGGCGGCTGATCGGCTACCGGATGCCAATGAGAGCGATCGCACCTTTTCTCACCACGTGGTCGAAATCAACCAGGCCCTGCGAGCTGGGTATCGCTGTGCGAACGATATCGAATGCGCTACCGCTTTGCAGAATCCGGCCTCCAGTAACGGCTTCCACTCCGCGCCTCATAATGGCCAAGCGGCCCATCCTTTGCAGGCAGACATCGTAGATGTGATCCGGCAACAACTTCGTCTGGGTCACCACATTGGCCTGGAATTTGCCGATGTGCGGCGATTTAAAGTGGGTTCTTGGCAGAGTGGCCCGACGATTGCCAGCAGCCACGAGGCTCAGGTGCTGACCCAGGTAGAGCAGTTCTTGGCAGATCATCCCAGCAACTATGTGCGTTTGCTGAGCATCGATTCCAAAGCGAAACAGCGTCAGTTAGAGCAAGTGATTCAAAAGCCGGAGTGAGCTTTAACAATCAGATCCTGTGCCGCATTTTGCGTCGTAGAATTTTCGAATTTTGTTAACACCATCTACCGTCTGCTGCCGCTAACAACCACTTGAGCGGCGAGCCGTCAATTGTCATGGAGTTTGCCCGCCGCCAGGCGGATCAAGCAAACTCCATGACAATAGGCGAGTCCGTCTCGAAGTGCTTGTTATGACGCTCGCAATTCACATTAAATCCTTATAATCTATAATGATATCAGCAACTTCCATAGGATGATACTTTTCAAAAGATTCCAGATCGTTCTGTTTCCAAACTCCTTCCCATAGTACATCATTATCAACTCCGTATTGCGATTTATCTCGTTCTTTCCCCCGAGCTATCGCAATTTCTATAGGACAATCAATCCAAATAGATTTTGTAATACTTGATTGAATCAAAGAGCCAAACAAACCAACTCCTTCGATTATGATCAGTCCTTTATGAGAAATCTCATTGGGCTTCCCTACGGAATTGTTCTCCCAATCAAATTCTCGGAATTTAATTAGAGAAATCCCGTTTCGAAACGGTGTAATAATCTCTGTTTTTAGTCGTAAGAAGTCGACACAATCCCAGTTGTTGCAATTTCCAAAATTCGTGTGTTTGAAAAATGAATCAATCCCTATAACTGGTGCATCAGTAAATTCTGCAATTTTGTGCGCTAAAGTCGATTTACCTGAGCCTCCAAACCCAGAAATGCCTAATATGCCTTTAAAATTGCTATTTATTATTTCGATCAAGTTCATATTTTACCCAAAAGTTGTCAGTACTAAATCAGCCGAATTTCCTGGATTTTGTAGCTTGACGTATTGTTCCTCAGCCGGTCGATAGTCATTCTTCCAATTATGATAGTTTCCGATACCTACTCGATCTCGTTCTAAAACCCTTTCTTCACATGGTTTTTTAGGTACTTCCAGCCGAATTTTGAAATCATAGTAATTTTGCAAATCTTGTCGCAACGAATAGATGCCCTCAACTATTATAAGACCAACGGGTTGTATGATTCGAATGTCAGTTAAACGATCAACAGTCCAATTATATGTTTGATAATTTGCTGATTTCTTGAGTGCGATTGGATTTAATGCTTGCTGTTTGAGTCGTTCCAAATCAAACGCCATTCCATGCAGATTGTTATTGGTTATTTGATTTTTTCTTTGAGTACTTGTTTTATAAAAATCATCCACATGAACAATGGAGGATTTCTTTATTGATTTTGATGTTAGTCTGGCCAAAGTACTTTTCCCTGACGCACTCGGGCCATCTATCGCGAGAGTAAACATCCAATTATCGTTATTGCTAAATATTTTCCCTTGAATCAGATTAATGATTTTTTCTATGTTCAATATCTACTTCCATAAAAATGTCGGCATAACTATTTATTAGAGAGAAGCATTCCACATAACTCCCTTAAATGGGTGTTTAGGCTGAAAAGTTTCTGCCTAATACCCCGATTTGGGCATTTAGGTAGAAATACGTCAGCCTAATACCCCGATTTAGGTGATTGGGTAGACGAGTTCAGTATAATCATCCCTCCGTTGCACGCCTAGAGCCGTTGGCGCTATCGCTGATTTACTGCCGATGCCAGCGGACTTCGCCATTGAGTTGGTCAACCAATGAGATCTCCACCACTGCCAGCCGATCGCGAATATCATCCGCCGCTGCAAAGTCACGCTGTTGTCGAGCAGTTTGGCGCTGCTGGATTAGATTGGCGACGCAGCCTCATCCAAGTCAACAGTCCCGACCTTAGCGTTACCGTCCTTAGTGATCTCTAACCCCAATACCTGGGTCAGGTACATCAGGGTTTGCCGCCAACTGACGATGTCCGCTGGGTATACCAAGCATGGATAAAAAGAGTCTGCATGAACAATACAGGGGGATCAAAATCGCTCGATGCGATGATGGATGCGACTTCATGGGGGGGTAATACCGCAGCCTCGCGACCATGAGCGGTCAGAAATTTTTCAATATCCGCATCGGGATATTCGGCATACCTCAACATGCGAGTCCAAATTTCACAAAGCTTTTGATAGGCTGGGGTGGACATATCAGAAGCCAAATCTGCACTCACTAAATACCCCTGGGGGCGAAGTCGTGAAGCAATTTGGCTGAAGAATTTTCGTCTCTCCTCCTGCTGCATAAAGAAGTGAGAAACCAGAAGGCAAGTCGCCGCATCGAAAGGGGCTGATGCAGGTAATGAATCAAGATAGCCTTCATGCCAGGTACAACGCGATACAATCCCGTACTCTTCAGCTTTCTGGTGACAAATATCAAGCATCGCACTCGCAGGCTCTACCGCCGTGAATTGCCATTGTGGAAATTCTTGAGCAAGATAAATCAACTCCAAGCCCGTTCCGACGCCAACACAAAGAATTCGGGCGTCAGTCGGGAGATCAGAGAGTGTCAGACGAGTCAGCAGATGAAGCGTGTCACGCAATGGCGCTAACTTAGCGGCTCTTTTGTCGTAAGTAGAAGCGCGTTCTTCGTCGAAGACAATCGCTGATTCTTGATTGTGCATGGGTAATGTGAATAGTTACGTCGTCTTACTTTTCACAATTGGAATCTGTGCAGCTATCTAAACCGCATCAACAGTTCCATCCATTGATTCACTGTCGATGCCAGCGGACTTCTCCATCTGGTTGGTCAACCACCGTAATCCCCACCGCCGCCAGTTGATCGCGAATATCATCTGCTGTTGCAAAGTCGCGATGTTGCCGAGCCACCTGGCGCTGCTGGATCAGGTCAGCGATCGCAGCCTCATCCAAGTCACCTGCCGCAGCATCAGTATCACTGTCGGCTTGGACCTCTAACCCC contains:
- the hisI gene encoding phosphoribosyl-AMP cyclohydrolase yields the protein MSSPFATRTSVEAVEEGMLLAPKFDAHGLIPVITTDAATGEVLMHAYMNEAALLKTLETGEAHYYSRSRQQLWHKGATSGLVQTVQQLLIDDDQDCLWMKVKVAGSGASCHVGYRSCFYRQISPGEGDVQASRPIALVLTETTKTFDPIAVYGDAPNPTQL
- a CDS encoding ribulose bisphosphate carboxylase small subunit, giving the protein MPLRHQPAPPTPWDHDQYKPTIAASAYVHPQCSLIGDVHLGENVIIAPNTSIRADEGTPFYIGANTNIQDGVVIHGLEQGRVLGDNQQAYSVWIGEGTCITHMALIHGPAYVGNECFIGFRSTVFNAQVGHGCIVMMHALIQDVEIPPGKYVPSGMVITTQQAADRLPDANESDRTFSHHVVEINQALRAGYRCANDIECATALQNPASSNGFHSAPHNGQAAHPLQADIVDVIRQQLRLGHHIGLEFADVRRFKVGSWQSGPTIASSHEAQVLTQVEQFLADHPSNYVRLLSIDSKAKQRQLEQVIQKPE
- a CDS encoding (d)CMP kinase; the protein is MNIEKIINLIQGKIFSNNDNWMFTLAIDGPSASGKSTLARLTSKSIKKSSIVHVDDFYKTSTQRKNQITNNNLHGMAFDLERLKQQALNPIALKKSANYQTYNWTVDRLTDIRIIQPVGLIIVEGIYSLRQDLQNYYDFKIRLEVPKKPCEERVLERDRVGIGNYHNWKNDYRPAEEQYVKLQNPGNSADLVLTTFG
- a CDS encoding class I SAM-dependent methyltransferase; this translates as MHNQESAIVFDEERASTYDKRAAKLAPLRDTLHLLTRLTLSDLPTDARILCVGVGTGLELIYLAQEFPQWQFTAVEPASAMLDICHQKAEEYGIVSRCTWHEGYLDSLPASAPFDAATCLLVSHFFMQQEERRKFFSQIASRLRPQGYLVSADLASDMSTPAYQKLCEIWTRMLRYAEYPDADIEKFLTAHGREAAVLPPHEVASIIASSDFDPPVLFMQTLFIHAWYTQRTSSVGGKP